A region from the Arvicola amphibius chromosome 12, mArvAmp1.2, whole genome shotgun sequence genome encodes:
- the Hnrnpu gene encoding heterogeneous nuclear ribonucleoprotein U produces the protein MSSSPVNVKKLKVSELKEELKKRRLSDKGLKADLMDRLQAALDNEAGGRPAMEPGNGSLDLGGDAAGRSETGLEQEAATGAEDDEEEEGIAALDGDQMELGEENGAAGAADAGAMEEEEAASEDENGDDQGFQEGEDELGDEEEGAGDENGHGEQQSQPPAAAQQTPQQRGAGKEAAGKSSGPTSLFAVTVAPPGARQGQQQAGGDGKTEQKGGDKKRGVKRPREDHGRGYFEYIEENKYSRAKSPQPPVEEEDEHFDDTVVCLDTYNCDLHFKISRDRLSASSLTMESFAFLWAGGRASYGVSKGKVCFEMKVTEKIPVRHLYTKDIDIHEVRIGWSLTTSGMLLGEEEFSYGYSLKGIKTCNCETEDYGEKFDENDVITCFANFETDEVELSYAKNGQDLGVAFKISKEVLADRPLFPHVLCHNCAVEFNFGQKEKPYFPIPEDSTFIQNVPLEDRVRGPKGPEEKKDCEVVMMIGLPGAGKTTWVTKHAAENPGKYNILGTNTIMDKMMVAGFKKQMADTGKLNTLLQRAPQCLGKFIEIAARKKRNFILDQTNVSAAAQRRKMCLFAGFQRKAVVVCPKDEDYKQRTQKKAEVEGKDLPEHAVLKMKGNFTLPEVAECFDEITYVELQKEEAQKLLEQYKEESKKALPPEKKQNTGSKKSNKNKSGKNQFNRGGGHRGRGGFNMRGGNFRGGAPGNRGGYNRRGNMPQRGGGGGSGGIGYPYPRGPVFPGRGGYSNRGNYNRGGMPNRGNYNQNFRGRGNNRGYKNQSQGYNQWQQGQFWGQKPWSQHYHQGYY, from the exons ATGAGTTCATCTCCGGTTAATGTCAAGAAGCTGAAGGTGTCGGAGCTGAAGGAGGAGCTCAAGAAGCGGCGCCTCTCCGACAAGGGCCTCAAGGCCGATCTCATGGATCGACTCCAGGCCGCGCTGGATAACGAAGCCGGCGGCCGCCCCGCTATGGAGCCCGGGAACGGCAGCCTCGACTTAGGTGGCGATGCGGCCGGGCGCTCGGAAACAGGCCTCGAGCAGGAGGCCGCGACCGGCGCCGAAgacgacgaggaggaggagggcatcGCCGCTCTGGACGGCGACCAGATGGAGCTGGGCGAGGAGAACGGGGCGGCGGGGGCGGCTGACGCGGGAGcgatggaagaggaggaggcggcgTCGGAAGACGAGAACGGCGACGACCAGGGCTTCCAGGAGGGGGAGGACGAGCTCGGCGACGAGGAGGAGGGCGCGGGCGACGAGAACGGCCACGGGGAGCAGCAGTCCCAACCGCCGGCGGCGGCGCAGCAGACCCCCCAGCAGCGCGGGGCGGGCAAGGAGGCCGCGGGCAAGAGCAGCGGCCCCACCTCGCTCTTCGCGGTGACGGTGGCGCCGCCCGGGGCGAGGCAGGGCCAACAACAGGCGGGAG GAGACggcaaaacagaacagaaaggaggAGATAAAAAGAGAGGTGTTAAAAGACCTCGAGAAGATCATGGCCGAGGATATTTTGAGTACATTGAAGAAAACAAGTACAGCAG AGCCAAGTCTCCTCAGCCACCTGTTGAAGAAGAAGACGAGCACTTCGATGACACAGTGGTTTGTCTTGATACTT ATAACTGtgatctgcattttaaaatatcaagagACCGCCTCAGTGCTTCTTCCCTTACAATGgagagttttgcttttctttgggcTGGAGGAAGAGCATCTTATGGTGTGTCAAAGGGCAAAGTCTGTTTTGAGATGAAG GTAACGGAGAAGATCCCAGTCAGGCATTTATACACAAAAGATATTGACATACATGAAGTCCGCATTGGCTGGTCCCTAACTACAAGTGGAATGTTGCTTG gtgAAGAAGAATTTTCTTACGGATATTCTCTGAAAGGAATAAAAACATGCAACTGCGAGACAGAAGACTATGGAGAGAAGTTTGATGAAAACGATGTGATTACATGTTTTGCT AACTTCGAAACTGATGAAGTTGAACTCTCCTATGCGAAGAATGGACAAGATCTTGGTGTTGCCTTCAAGATCAGTAAGGAAGTTCTTGCTGACCGGCCACTGTTCCCACACGTTCTCTGCCATAACTGTGCAGTTGAATTTAATTTTGGTCAGAAGGAAAAGCCATATTTTCCAATACCTGAAGACTCTACTTTTATCCAAAATGTCCCCTTAGAGGACCGAGTTAGAGGACCAAAGGGACCCGAAGAGAAGAAGGATTGTGAA GTTGTAATGATGATTGGCCTGCCAGGAGCTGGAAAAACTACCTGGGTTACTAAGCATGCAGCTGAGAACCCTGGGAAATACAACATTCTTGGAACAAATACCATTATGGATAAAATGATG GTGGCGGGTTTTAAGAAGCAAATGGCAGATACTGGGAAACTGAACACGCTGTTGCAGAGAGCCCCACAGTGTCTTGGAAAGTTTATTGAGATTGCTGCCCGCAAGAAGCGGAATTTTATTCTGGATCAG ACAAATGTGTCTGCTGCTGCCCAGCGGAGGAAAATGTGCCTGTTTGCAGGCTTCCAGCGGAAAGCTGTTGTCGTTTGCCCAAAAGATGAAGATTATAAGcagaggacacagaagaaagcagaagtaGAGGGGAAAGACCTCCCAGAACATGCTGTCCTTAAAATGAAAg GAAACTTCACCCTGCCGGAGGTGGCTGAATGCTTTGATGAAATAACCTATGTTGAACTTCAGAAGGAGGAAGCCCAAAAGCTTTTGGAGcaatataaagaagaaagcaaaaaggcGCTCCCAccagaaaagaagcaaaacactGGCTCAAAGAAGAGCAATAAAAATAAGAGTGGCAAGAACCAGTTCAACAGAGGTGGTGGCCATAGAGGACGTGGAGGATTCAATATGCGAGGTGGCAATTTCAGAGGCGGAG CTCCTGGGAATCGTGGCGGATATAATAGGAGAGGCAATATGCCACAGAGAGGTGGCGGTGGTGGAAGTGGTGGAATTGGCTATCCATACCCCCGTGGCCCTGTTTTTCCTGGCCGAGGTGGTTACTCAAACAGAGGGAATTACAACAGAGGTGGAATGCCCAACAGAGGGAACTATAACCAG aaCTTCAGAGGACGAGGAAACAATCGTGGCTACAAAAACCAATCTCAGGGCTATAACCAGTGGCAGCAGGGT CAATTCTGGGgtcagaagccatggagtcagCATTATCACCAAGGATATTATTGA